A single window of Metallosphaera hakonensis JCM 8857 = DSM 7519 DNA harbors:
- a CDS encoding VWA domain-containing protein, giving the protein MTLSMKVEVSHRYSFNSDIKMAFKVLLVPEKITTATGFHYIVLLDTSGSMDGLKIENAKRGAIELLKRIPQGNKVSFVTFSSRVNIVREFADPEDLTTEIADLTAGGQTVLYTALLTAFNLHNKYKLPSYVILLTDGNPTDDTNTETYKRVPIPSGVQAISFGLGDDYNETILKTLADRSGGVFYHVNDAMEIPDKLPKAAKTKIAAKNVNVEFVAESNVKLLNYSGPPVKINAVEGVIKILGEAVIPPNYNGNFMTVKVNYEEPTDGRKQALLSVVNISSAQDQSMFVKGVNKDVLLEYEYFNNLQKVSNEVEAGNLVEATRTLKRMEEIAGQTRKIELMETTRRLSDSLETTKRASNATEQTRKLSKEVSSEVTRKLRGES; this is encoded by the coding sequence ATGACCCTTTCCATGAAGGTAGAAGTAAGCCATAGATATTCCTTCAACAGCGACATAAAAATGGCATTCAAGGTTCTCCTGGTTCCTGAAAAGATAACTACCGCCACCGGCTTTCATTACATTGTGTTACTAGATACCAGCGGATCTATGGATGGTCTAAAAATTGAGAACGCAAAGAGGGGGGCCATAGAGCTTCTAAAAAGAATTCCGCAAGGAAATAAGGTGTCCTTTGTTACATTTTCAAGTAGGGTGAATATAGTAAGAGAGTTCGCCGATCCCGAGGACCTAACTACGGAGATAGCAGATCTTACTGCAGGAGGTCAGACTGTACTTTACACTGCTCTTCTTACAGCATTTAATCTCCATAATAAATACAAGCTCCCCAGCTATGTGATTTTGCTCACTGACGGGAATCCCACAGATGATACTAACACTGAAACTTATAAGAGAGTCCCTATACCCAGCGGTGTTCAGGCCATTTCTTTTGGTCTAGGAGACGACTACAATGAGACTATCCTCAAGACTCTTGCAGATAGGTCGGGAGGCGTGTTCTACCATGTAAACGATGCCATGGAAATCCCTGACAAGCTTCCCAAAGCAGCGAAAACCAAGATCGCCGCTAAGAACGTTAATGTGGAGTTCGTTGCTGAGTCTAATGTCAAGCTATTAAACTATTCTGGACCTCCGGTGAAGATCAACGCTGTGGAGGGGGTAATCAAGATACTGGGAGAGGCAGTTATTCCACCCAATTACAACGGGAACTTCATGACAGTTAAGGTTAATTACGAGGAGCCTACTGACGGTAGGAAACAAGCACTCTTAAGTGTAGTAAATATCTCTTCCGCCCAAGATCAAAGCATGTTCGTGAAGGGAGTTAACAAGGACGTACTCTTAGAGTACGAATATTTCAATAATTTGCAGAAGGTCTCAAACGAGGTAGAAGCTGGAAACCTAGTCGAGGCTACTCGAACACTTAAGAGAATGGAGGAGATAGCTGGGCAAACTAGGAAAATTGAGCTAATGGAGACTACTAGGAGACTCTCAGACAGCCTTGAAACTACTAAAAGGGCCTCCAACGCCACGGAACAGACAAGAAAGCTCTCAAAGGAAGTATCCAGTGAAGTTACTAGGAAGCTCAGGGGAGAGAGCTAG
- a CDS encoding metallophosphoesterase, which produces MSSWPQERKDAILDLVMKSRERFSSMKPLLRIGEKSKVAFVGDTHGAYNVTKYVFDKYWDYDAIVFLGDYVDREPYGLENLELILSRFLENQEKVVVLRGNHESPLTNDYYGFKAEVKEKLGEEAYPEFVNLFANMPYAAIVNNYLCVHGGIARNLKKVEQIEDLKKPDIIPEDEIAFEMLWNDPREELDGFVPNIRGEGTFFYGKDVTLEFLKENSLAGIIRGHEVADGMRWELDERVITVFSSRYHKMRAGILLQEQGKFNQVFLDETFLFNGDKI; this is translated from the coding sequence ATGAGCTCTTGGCCTCAAGAGAGGAAGGATGCCATATTAGACCTTGTCATGAAATCGAGAGAGAGATTCTCCTCGATGAAGCCTCTCTTGAGGATCGGGGAGAAGAGCAAGGTCGCATTCGTGGGGGACACACATGGGGCTTATAACGTTACAAAATACGTTTTCGATAAATACTGGGATTACGACGCAATTGTGTTCTTAGGGGATTACGTAGATCGCGAGCCCTATGGACTAGAGAACCTAGAGTTAATCTTATCCCGCTTCCTAGAAAACCAGGAAAAAGTTGTAGTCCTAAGAGGAAATCATGAAAGTCCGCTGACAAACGACTACTATGGCTTTAAAGCTGAGGTAAAGGAGAAGTTGGGAGAGGAGGCTTACCCCGAATTCGTGAATCTATTTGCTAATATGCCCTATGCGGCAATTGTCAACAATTACCTGTGTGTTCATGGTGGTATAGCGAGGAATCTAAAGAAGGTTGAGCAAATAGAGGATTTGAAGAAACCAGATATTATACCAGAGGACGAGATAGCCTTCGAAATGCTTTGGAACGATCCAAGGGAAGAATTGGATGGCTTCGTTCCAAACATCAGGGGTGAGGGAACGTTCTTTTACGGAAAAGATGTCACTCTAGAGTTCTTAAAGGAGAATTCACTCGCTGGAATAATAAGAGGACATGAAGTTGCTGATGGTATGAGATGGGAGTTAGATGAAAGGGTTATTACGGTGTTCTCCAGTAGATATCACAAGATGAGAGCTGGTATTTTACTTCAAGAGCAAGGTAAATTCAACCAAGTATTCTTGGATGAGACTTTCCTGTTTAATGGTGATAAGATATGA
- a CDS encoding FHA domain-containing protein yields the protein MTWKCSGCGTENPDDAMYCTTCGLKRPDEQQALTTSTSQEVQVQETEHQSQASEQNNQPVQPENQPTVTEQTPQTENPPLQEPVQQTQTPETTTAQENQPITTPITTQQPPSAVEQGKYYVQFIATPVSALNKTKVPLDFEVFESISIGRSPENVLMIPDGEISRRHALLYKEGDSLFIEDLNSTNGTYIYDGKVFQAVKGKAQLPKNAVVKLGNGTIIKIVRE from the coding sequence ATGACATGGAAATGTTCAGGATGTGGAACCGAGAATCCCGACGATGCAATGTATTGTACTACTTGCGGACTAAAAAGGCCAGATGAGCAACAAGCTTTAACCACTTCAACGAGCCAAGAAGTACAAGTTCAGGAAACGGAACATCAATCACAAGCTTCAGAGCAAAACAACCAACCAGTACAACCAGAGAATCAGCCTACAGTTACAGAACAGACTCCACAGACGGAAAATCCACCATTACAAGAGCCCGTTCAACAGACTCAAACCCCAGAGACAACTACAGCTCAAGAGAATCAACCAATAACCACACCTATAACCACACAACAGCCGCCATCAGCCGTGGAACAGGGAAAGTATTACGTTCAGTTTATAGCTACCCCTGTCTCCGCTCTAAATAAAACAAAGGTCCCACTTGACTTTGAAGTATTTGAAAGCATTTCCATAGGTAGAAGCCCAGAAAACGTACTAATGATACCGGACGGGGAGATATCAAGGAGACATGCCCTCCTATATAAAGAGGGGGACTCTCTATTTATTGAAGACCTGAACAGCACCAATGGGACCTATATATATGATGGAAAGGTCTTTCAAGCGGTCAAGGGCAAGGCCCAGCTCCCTAAGAACGCAGTCGTTAAACTGGGGAACGGCACAATAATCAAGATTGTGAGAGAATGA
- a CDS encoding zinc ribbon domain-containing protein — MQKTIQGVYVNLQELAYSLENWFKSKKHYQTQVLGMGQSFIVQAKKVGFFRTIIGADRAFTVRLMGGQGFLNVDVGLADWLKAADVTEDVIAALVFTPLAVVEGIEQLYDLKLEKDIIKEVETLAFSMSQSSPTYYQPSPSYQPPMQPQYPYQPMTQQPSQQKYCPSCGSPNPATARFCISCGTRFL, encoded by the coding sequence ATGCAGAAGACAATTCAAGGGGTTTACGTGAATCTTCAGGAACTAGCCTATAGCCTAGAAAACTGGTTCAAATCCAAGAAGCATTATCAAACGCAGGTTTTGGGCATGGGACAGAGCTTTATAGTTCAGGCTAAAAAGGTAGGATTTTTCAGGACAATAATAGGAGCAGATAGGGCATTTACGGTAAGATTAATGGGTGGGCAAGGTTTCTTGAACGTGGATGTTGGGTTAGCTGACTGGTTAAAGGCTGCAGACGTAACCGAAGACGTTATAGCAGCCCTGGTATTCACTCCCTTAGCCGTAGTCGAGGGAATAGAGCAACTCTATGATCTGAAGCTCGAAAAGGACATTATCAAGGAAGTGGAAACGTTGGCGTTTTCCATGTCCCAGAGTTCTCCTACATATTATCAGCCCTCTCCATCATATCAGCCGCCTATGCAACCCCAATACCCGTATCAGCCCATGACTCAGCAACCGAGTCAACAGAAATATTGTCCGTCCTGTGGATCGCCAAATCCGGCTACTGCAAGGTTTTGCATAAGCTGCGGAACTAGGTTCCTTTAA
- a CDS encoding ATP-binding protein, with the protein MNCKRCGSKAVIRIDYANLTLCAEHFSEWLETRVEKTVKDYGMVAPGDIVAVAVSGGKDSTTLLHVMKKVSERMKFDVVGINIDLGIDRGTKYSSLSTELAVRNFELTGVNYKVVKLKETHGFTIDETKHRVKRPVCSTCGLVKRYVLDEVAKEIGANVLATGHNLNDMAVFVMSGYHTGDLQNLARLRAVSPGENGYIKKIKPLFLTSEKETTTYALVNKIPFLLDSCPNNPKVGGPTSDKLRRMVELTEEEIPGFMLRLVENFERRIRPFFEDLPRFNLGKCKVCGKPTNSDRDICSFCALKIKMNGGEVSNVVSGE; encoded by the coding sequence GTGAACTGTAAGAGATGTGGTTCTAAGGCAGTAATAAGAATAGATTACGCCAATCTCACTCTGTGTGCTGAGCACTTTTCGGAATGGCTGGAAACAAGAGTGGAGAAAACCGTCAAGGATTATGGAATGGTTGCGCCTGGAGATATTGTAGCCGTAGCTGTGTCTGGTGGGAAGGATAGTACTACCCTTCTTCATGTAATGAAGAAAGTATCAGAACGGATGAAGTTCGATGTAGTGGGTATTAACATCGACTTAGGCATAGATCGTGGAACTAAGTACTCCTCTCTTAGCACAGAGCTAGCGGTCAGAAACTTCGAGTTGACCGGCGTTAATTACAAGGTAGTGAAGCTTAAGGAAACCCATGGTTTCACTATTGATGAAACCAAGCATAGAGTAAAAAGACCTGTTTGTAGTACCTGCGGGCTAGTTAAGAGATACGTCTTAGACGAGGTTGCAAAGGAGATAGGAGCCAATGTCCTGGCTACAGGTCACAATTTAAACGATATGGCTGTGTTTGTTATGTCCGGTTATCATACAGGAGATCTCCAAAATCTAGCTAGACTTAGGGCTGTTTCGCCTGGGGAGAACGGATATATTAAGAAGATAAAACCTCTCTTTTTAACGTCTGAGAAAGAGACTACAACTTACGCTCTGGTTAACAAAATCCCCTTCCTATTGGATTCGTGCCCCAATAATCCGAAAGTTGGTGGCCCAACTTCAGATAAGTTAAGGAGAATGGTGGAGTTGACAGAGGAAGAAATACCCGGATTTATGTTGAGATTAGTTGAAAACTTTGAAAGAAGGATTAGACCCTTCTTTGAGGATCTGCCAAGGTTTAACTTAGGCAAATGTAAAGTCTGCGGTAAACCCACTAACAGTGATAGGGACATCTGTTCCTTCTGTGCCCTGAAAATCAAGATGAATGGCGGTGAAGTTTCCAATGTCGTCTCGGGAGAGTAA
- the priX gene encoding DNA primase noncatalytic subunit PriX: protein MSSRESKFRVNLHYLDGMPAGHSEYQDGMSRVFNENGEFLFETDGIFPPRPRTTSLDWIDVVLDRGLSDGRKRFILYVASRYLVNVKGLPEDQAVEKLKEFYYKSGGKVYDTWIRSVLRGVKSKGLMPPSLKRLELKDRELYKAIKEVLERK from the coding sequence ATGTCGTCTCGGGAGAGTAAGTTCAGGGTCAATCTCCATTACTTAGACGGTATGCCCGCAGGTCACTCTGAATATCAAGACGGAATGTCAAGAGTTTTTAATGAAAATGGCGAGTTTTTATTTGAAACCGATGGAATATTTCCGCCTAGGCCTAGGACCACATCATTGGACTGGATAGATGTTGTCTTGGATAGAGGCCTCTCTGACGGGAGGAAGAGGTTCATTCTCTATGTTGCTTCGCGGTATCTGGTTAATGTAAAGGGACTTCCAGAAGATCAAGCGGTGGAGAAGCTGAAGGAGTTTTACTATAAAAGTGGTGGAAAGGTTTACGATACCTGGATTAGGTCAGTTTTGAGGGGAGTAAAGAGTAAGGGCCTAATGCCTCCCTCTCTTAAGAGATTGGAACTCAAGGATAGAGAATTATATAAGGCTATAAAGGAGGTTTTAGAAAGAAAATAG
- a CDS encoding M20/M25/M40 family metallo-hydrolase: MNSIQDLIEFARIDTTSAKGRGEEGAKFIKDYMESHGIEARLIRHRSKNPYVYGEINVGASKTLLIYNHYDVQPAEPLEKWNSDPFQPVIEGDKIIGRGVGDDKGSLMARLQAIIEMGRPPLNVKFIYEGEEEIGSPNIDSFLNDYRDLLRSDYVLWEGAGKGPSGAPSIVLGVKGLLYVELTVRTPKDLHSMYAPIVTNPAWELVKILTSLKAEDKVAIPGFYDKVRHLSDEEIMFLKGDRKSMESALGQEVPNDFQRKLVEEPTCNIAGLLSGYTGEGSKTVIPSYAMAKLDFRLVPDQDPEEILSLLQTYVKNAEIKVWGKVRPYRTSIKSKIARSLIESAKEVYGVSPEVIPNSPGTGPMESFARILQNNQIADGVGVEHPGSNIHSFNENIHISDYHMSREWMKSFIKHLAQP, from the coding sequence ATGAACTCCATTCAGGACCTCATAGAGTTTGCTCGAATAGATACAACCTCTGCCAAAGGGAGAGGAGAGGAGGGAGCTAAATTCATCAAGGACTATATGGAGTCTCACGGTATTGAAGCTAGACTAATCAGGCATAGGTCTAAGAACCCATACGTATATGGGGAGATCAACGTTGGAGCCAGTAAAACTTTACTTATTTATAATCACTATGACGTTCAGCCTGCAGAACCGCTGGAGAAATGGAATAGCGACCCGTTTCAACCCGTGATAGAAGGAGACAAAATAATTGGTAGGGGGGTAGGAGACGATAAAGGCTCTCTCATGGCGAGATTGCAGGCAATAATAGAGATGGGACGACCTCCACTCAATGTTAAGTTCATCTATGAAGGCGAAGAGGAGATTGGAAGTCCAAACATTGACTCATTCCTTAACGATTATAGGGATCTCCTGAGATCGGATTACGTTCTCTGGGAGGGCGCTGGGAAAGGACCCAGTGGTGCCCCGAGTATAGTGTTGGGTGTTAAGGGTCTACTTTACGTGGAACTCACGGTCCGGACTCCAAAGGATCTCCACTCCATGTATGCCCCTATAGTTACCAATCCCGCTTGGGAACTCGTTAAGATCTTAACTTCCCTTAAAGCGGAAGATAAAGTAGCTATTCCTGGTTTCTATGACAAGGTCAGGCATCTATCCGACGAGGAAATCATGTTTCTTAAGGGAGATAGGAAGTCCATGGAGAGTGCCCTAGGTCAAGAGGTGCCCAACGACTTTCAAAGGAAGTTAGTCGAGGAACCTACGTGTAACATAGCCGGACTTCTCTCAGGATATACGGGGGAAGGTTCGAAGACAGTAATTCCGTCGTATGCAATGGCTAAGCTGGACTTCAGATTAGTTCCAGATCAAGACCCAGAGGAGATACTGAGCTTGCTACAAACTTACGTTAAAAACGCTGAAATTAAGGTGTGGGGAAAAGTGAGACCCTATAGGACTTCCATTAAAAGTAAAATCGCTAGGTCGCTGATAGAGTCCGCAAAGGAAGTATATGGAGTGTCACCCGAAGTTATCCCGAATAGTCCAGGGACAGGACCCATGGAATCATTTGCGCGGATACTTCAAAACAATCAGATTGCCGATGGAGTAGGCGTGGAGCATCCTGGTTCCAATATACACTCTTTCAACGAGAATATCCACATCAGTGATTACCACATGAGCAGGGAGTGGATGAAGTCCTTCATTAAACACTTAGCTCAGCCCTGA
- the sfsA gene encoding DNA/RNA nuclease SfsA, translated as MFIVHRIEEEMWEEVVKERPNRFMVITQSGLSCHLHDPGRLKELIYPGNKILVRKLPGKKTTCSVVAGWDGTWVIVDSRLHPILARKFLPGNVKSEVKVGGSRLDFQFDDTWVEVKGCSLVKNGVALFPDAPTKRGQRHLKELTEIAKQGHRALLMILVMRAAKCFLPNEATDMKFSSAFWEAMKEGVKVEIKDFKLEGRDIIYISDLELCEKV; from the coding sequence ATGTTCATTGTTCATCGTATTGAGGAAGAAATGTGGGAAGAGGTGGTGAAGGAAAGGCCCAACAGGTTTATGGTTATCACTCAATCAGGTCTATCTTGCCACCTACATGATCCTGGCAGACTAAAGGAACTGATATATCCTGGAAATAAGATCTTGGTTAGAAAGTTACCTGGCAAGAAGACAACGTGCTCCGTAGTAGCGGGATGGGACGGGACTTGGGTAATAGTGGATAGTAGGTTGCATCCAATATTAGCAAGGAAATTTCTTCCAGGGAATGTTAAGTCCGAAGTTAAAGTTGGAGGAAGCCGATTAGATTTTCAATTTGACGATACATGGGTTGAAGTCAAGGGATGTTCCCTGGTTAAGAACGGAGTGGCTCTCTTCCCAGATGCCCCAACTAAAAGGGGACAGAGGCATCTAAAGGAACTCACAGAGATAGCGAAGCAAGGTCATAGGGCACTTCTCATGATTCTTGTAATGAGAGCGGCTAAATGCTTTCTACCCAACGAGGCTACGGACATGAAGTTCTCAAGTGCTTTTTGGGAGGCAATGAAGGAGGGGGTCAAGGTCGAAATAAAGGATTTCAAGTTAGAGGGGAGGGACATCATTTACATCTCTGATCTTGAGCTGTGTGAGAAGGTCTGA
- a CDS encoding GIY-YIG nuclease family protein — MEGVVRTGKREFWLSQGIYVYVGSCGINCTKRISRHLSKEVKRKRWHVDYLKEICEPEGVLVLPIPEEEIADMLSDPVKGFGSSDCRKHQGHLFKASSDLLTQLKIRDVNDVPPL, encoded by the coding sequence ATGGAAGGAGTAGTAAGGACTGGTAAGAGAGAGTTCTGGCTCAGTCAAGGAATCTACGTGTATGTGGGATCCTGTGGGATTAACTGTACAAAGAGGATATCAAGGCATTTGTCCAAAGAGGTCAAAAGAAAGAGATGGCACGTGGATTATCTCAAGGAAATATGTGAACCTGAGGGAGTCCTAGTTCTGCCGATCCCCGAGGAAGAGATAGCTGACATGTTATCTGATCCAGTTAAAGGTTTTGGCTCGTCCGACTGCAGGAAGCATCAAGGTCATCTCTTCAAGGCTAGCTCAGACCTTCTCACACAGCTCAAGATCAGAGATGTAAATGATGTCCCTCCCCTCTAA
- a CDS encoding glycine cleavage system protein H translates to MVVESNCEIPENLLYYIDGKNTVWAKQESSDTVLVGITDIAQTMAGKVVKVRIKKKGTKLEKGKPVATMESGKWAGPVPAPVSGEIVDVNGEVEKSPVLVNRDPYGNGWLVRMKVANPEELKQLYTGAQAVQKLKELVASEKISCKRL, encoded by the coding sequence ATGGTAGTTGAATCAAATTGTGAGATTCCCGAAAACCTTCTCTATTATATAGATGGTAAAAATACCGTGTGGGCCAAGCAGGAGTCATCAGATACTGTCTTGGTTGGAATAACTGATATTGCTCAGACCATGGCAGGTAAAGTGGTGAAAGTTAGGATAAAGAAAAAGGGTACGAAGCTAGAGAAAGGGAAGCCAGTTGCTACAATGGAAAGTGGTAAGTGGGCAGGACCTGTTCCAGCTCCAGTCTCTGGAGAGATAGTGGACGTCAACGGGGAAGTGGAGAAGAGTCCAGTCCTGGTCAACAGGGATCCCTACGGAAACGGTTGGCTCGTAAGAATGAAAGTTGCTAATCCGGAGGAACTGAAGCAATTATATACTGGGGCTCAGGCAGTCCAGAAACTTAAGGAGTTGGTAGCCTCGGAGAAGATATCCTGTAAGAGGCTCTGA